From the genome of Cytophagales bacterium WSM2-2:
CTACAAAACAAATTCAGCCAGCTTGATCTGGCTTAACCCGCTCAACCAACCGACACCTGCAGTACAACCGGCAGGTTCGACCAGCGTTTCGTGGATAGGAGCTAGCATTAACACGACAATACTTCAGTTTTATGCAGTTGCGTTTACGCCTGGCAAGAATGAGTTATTACCTATAGCTACCAGCGTACTTAACTCCAATCCGAACCTGACACAAAACAATTTTTAATGAGGCTTAAAGACATGAATGTTATGAAGAAGATCAATAACACATCGCGTTTTGCAATAGTAATTCTCCTGTTACTCACCATAGCGTGTAGTAAAAAGGAAACTGAGCTCGCCCTCTCGCGTCAATTTGCTCCGGCTAAAATCAGTTCCACCAATGCTGAAACCCAGGTTAGTTTGACATGGTCAGCGGCACTGTTTACGATCGCCGGTGATGTGAGCTACGCGATAGAAATATCTGACAAAGTGGACGATTTTAGCAATCCGATATACACCACTACCACTTCGGATTTGACCGTGACGATCACGGACGAAACCCTCGTCATAAAGAAAAATTATTACGCGAGGGTAAAGGCAGTTGGGAAAGGCAATACAGGCGATAGCAACTGGCTGATTAGTTCTTCCTTCAGAATACTTGGCGAACAGTTTTTGGCACCGGTTACTATAGATAATGTGATCGACAAATCGGTCCGTTTGACGTGGAGGCAAAGTCCTGATTTGACCAAGATTGTTATTACACCTACAGCGGGCGGAACTCCAATTGAAGTTAGCCTGACCGCTGCAGACTTGACTGCGATGGTCAAACAAGTGGATAATCTTGCACAGAAAACAGCTTATACAGCAGAGATTTTTGCAGGTGCAAAAACGAAGGGGGTTATCCCGTTTACAACCAAACCAAGTATTTCGGGTAATATCATTGATTTGTCCGGAACCACCGGAAACCCTGGGATACTAGCTACTACTCTTACTACGGCACCTTCAGGAAGTGTGATTGTTTTGAGGAGGGGTGAGCCGTATACTATGTCTGCATCCTTTTCATTTGGTAAATCACTCACGATTATAAGTGCACTTGGTTTTGGTAATAATTTGGCCACGATCAGGATGGCGGATCCAAGTACAGTAGCGACTACCGTTAGCTTCAATTTCGTAGCAAGTAGCGTCATTGATTCATTGGTCTTTAAGGACCTAGTTATCAAAGGTGGGAGAGCAAACCTCGGAGGATACAACGCGGATTATGTTTTCAATGCGAGTAATGCGGCAACCATAACTAAAATCAAATTTGATAACTGTACCATAAAAGTGTTGCGCGGAATATTGCGTCTTACAGCCACGGGCGGAGGGGGACAGGTTACAAATTTCTCTATGAACAATTGCCTGATGGACAGTATTCGCGAATTTAATATTGTAACAGCCGGAACTAGTGTTATTCAGAATATTGCGATTACGAATAGCACATTGTATAAGGCCAGGAAATTCATTGGTTTGACCATTGCCGGAAACAAATCTATCAGTATTAGCAATTGTACATTTAATGAAATGGTAGCAGGCGTTGCAGCAGCGACCCCGGCTAATTTCTTTATTGATTTAGGAAGCACATCAATTAATAGCCTTCCTAACGGCATATCAATCACTAATACTATTTTAGGAAATGTATGGTCCAATGAACCATCCACTACAGGGCCAGGCACAGTTATTGGCGGAATTAGGGCCGGAACGCAAACTCCAATCGTGGTGACAAATACCTACACTACTTCTGATTTTGTGAATACAACCAACCCGGTACCTGGTGTATCAGCTTACAGCGGAGCGGCAACAGCATTGTTCACCGATCCAAGCACTGGAAATTTCAAGATCAAGGATAGCAACTTTGTGGGTAAAGCAAGCTCAGGCGATCCAAGATGGCGTTAGTTTTGATTAGGGTTTAAGTTTCTTAAAGTGTGACTGGAGGGTCACACTTTTCATTTCAAAATAGTTAGATATGAATTTGAAAAGCATAAGTCTGATTTGTCTGATGTTAGGACTCATTCAACCGGGGCCTAAAAAAATAACAGTGTACCTGATTGGAGACTCCACAATGTCTATTAAAAAGACGGAAGCGTACCCTGAAACCGGATGGGGTATGCCCTTCACGTATTTTTTTGATTCTACCGTGACGATAGACAACCGTGCCCGAAATGGCAGAAGCACTCGCTCATTTCTTGCTGAAGGATTATGGCAGCCCGTTGCTGATCGACTGAAAGAAGGAGACTACGTGTTCATTCAATTTGGTCACAACGATGAATCGAAAGAGAAGGGTGAGCGCTATGCAACACCGGAAGAGTATAAAAACAACCTGATTAAATTTGTTAACGAAACGAGGGCAAAGAAAGCCAATCCGATTTTGCTCAGTCCTGTGACACGTAGAAAATTTAAAGAAGGACAAATTCAAGAAACGCATAAAGAATACTCTCCTTTGGTGGCCGAAGTTGCGAAACAAATGAATGTGCCTTTTCTCGACATGGATACCAAAAGTCGCGAGTTGCTTCAAAGCTGGGGGGAAGAGAAATCTAAATTACTTTTTCTTCAGTTAGCTCCCGGGGAGCATCCTAATTACCCGGAAGGGAAAATTGACAACACTCACTTCAACGAAATGGGAGCGCGGCTGATCGCTCAGATTACATTGAATGAAATTAAGAACCAGAAAATCGAACTTGCCGATAGAATTGTAAAACCAGTTATAAAGAAATGAGACGACTCAGTATCTTTTTGATTTTTATTTCATTCAATGCTGCAGTAGCACAGAAGAAAATAACTGTGGCGCAGGATGGAAGTGGGGATTACAAAACAGTGCAGCAAGCCTTTGATGCTATTCCTTCAAAAAACAAGAAGCCTGTTAGCATCTTCATAAAGAAAGGAATTTATAAAGAGCGCCTTGTTCTCGATACGCTTAAAGATTATGTGACACTGATTGGAGAGGACAAAGATCAAACCGTCCTCACCTACAATAATCATACAGGCACCATTCTTCCCAATGGAGACACAGTGAATACCTGGACATCCGCCAGTTTTTTTATTTATGCTTCTCATTTCAGAGCTGAGAACATCACGTATGAAAACAATGCTGGTTTTACCGCAGGACAGGCAGTGGCGGTTCGTGCAATCGGTGATCAACTCTCCTTTTTCAATTGCCGTTTTGTTGGCTTCCAGGATGTATTGTTTTGCAGTGGCGCAGGCAGCAGGCAGTACTACAAAGATTGCTACATTGAAGGCACTACTGATTTTATCTTCGGAGCAGCGACTGTTGTATTTCAAAACTGTCATATTCACAGCAAGAAAAAATCACATGTGACGGCTGCTTCCACACCAAAAGAAATCAAGTATGGATTTGTATTCTTT
Proteins encoded in this window:
- the rhgT gene encoding rhamnogalacturonan acetylesterase RhgT; this translates as MLGLIQPGPKKITVYLIGDSTMSIKKTEAYPETGWGMPFTYFFDSTVTIDNRARNGRSTRSFLAEGLWQPVADRLKEGDYVFIQFGHNDESKEKGERYATPEEYKNNLIKFVNETRAKKANPILLSPVTRRKFKEGQIQETHKEYSPLVAEVAKQMNVPFLDMDTKSRELLQSWGEEKSKLLFLQLAPGEHPNYPEGKIDNTHFNEMGARLIAQITLNEIKNQKIELADRIVKPVIKK
- a CDS encoding pectinesterase, which encodes MRRLSIFLIFISFNAAVAQKKITVAQDGSGDYKTVQQAFDAIPSKNKKPVSIFIKKGIYKERLVLDTLKDYVTLIGEDKDQTVLTYNNHTGTILPNGDTVNTWTSASFFIYASHFRAENITYENNAGFTAGQAVAVRAIGDQLSFFNCRFVGFQDVLFCSGAGSRQYYKDCYIEGTTDFIFGAATVVFQNCHIHSKKKSHVTAASTPKEIKYGFVFFDCKLTGDSGLKDVSLGRPWRPYGSVTYIRCEMADHILAEGWNNWRNPENEKTARYAEYKSSGPGGDANARFKWIKQLNDEEVKTYTLKNIFNGWNPEKK